Proteins from a genomic interval of Corvus moneduloides isolate bCorMon1 chromosome 6, bCorMon1.pri, whole genome shotgun sequence:
- the SMIM38 gene encoding small integral membrane protein 38, with translation MESVLLMVLLVVIILIRFILWSCLSAYIDYKLSRRFPDTRKED, from the coding sequence ATGGAATCAGTCCTTTTGATGGTTTTACTGGTTGTAATTATATTAATACGATTCATTTTGTGGTCCTGTCTTAGTGCTTATATAGATTATAAACTGTCCCGAAGGTTTCCTGACACAAGAAAAGAGGACTAA